A genomic window from Hyalangium minutum includes:
- a CDS encoding general secretion pathway protein GspK, whose protein sequence is MPRFFSQTPRRRSARPPASPAKRDRRARGVALIIAVISITLLTVVATEFAYNTRVDLQLAANQRDEVRAYYMARSGLSLGRLLLRFQKQVDQTPIPNLGGILSALTGGGAGAAGGQQQAAQTLNIQLWKLARVDCHMLKGLVRSDVGEGKDGKAAEPQDENFTMEDEDAEQALGAQPLKRSFGGFEGCFLANISDEEEKLNIHRLAGLATDALPTAARLLDLLGDKRFEFLFNRDDANRVRVTPQDVVIALKDWVDEDEVQSAINVADPVNPFAAGFSPEDSNYDRFDPRYEAKNARFDSVDELYRVHGVTDMFMAAFRDRLTVYPDVNSRPNVNTDDPMMMYMAILSVADPSHPDPRLKDPVFINEVITRIRSARMFSFFGMSVQDFVSVVESAGIPINPAIKASATNNRLVGDKSQTFTIKSVGEAGSVQKTITAVVKLDDSLGKLLYWREE, encoded by the coding sequence ATGCCCAGGTTCTTCTCACAGACGCCCAGGCGCCGCTCCGCCCGCCCGCCCGCTTCGCCCGCGAAGCGCGATCGCCGCGCGCGAGGTGTGGCGCTCATCATCGCCGTCATCTCCATCACCCTGCTCACCGTGGTGGCGACCGAGTTCGCCTACAACACGCGTGTGGATCTGCAGCTGGCCGCCAACCAGCGGGACGAGGTGCGCGCCTATTACATGGCCCGCTCCGGCCTGTCCCTGGGGCGCCTGTTGCTGCGCTTCCAGAAGCAGGTGGACCAGACGCCCATCCCCAACCTGGGCGGCATCCTCAGCGCCCTCACGGGTGGCGGTGCCGGGGCCGCGGGAGGCCAGCAGCAGGCCGCGCAGACGCTCAACATCCAGCTCTGGAAGCTGGCGCGCGTGGACTGCCACATGCTCAAGGGCCTGGTGCGCAGCGATGTGGGCGAGGGCAAGGACGGCAAGGCCGCGGAGCCCCAGGACGAGAACTTCACCATGGAGGACGAGGACGCGGAGCAGGCGCTGGGGGCTCAGCCCCTGAAGCGCTCCTTCGGCGGCTTCGAGGGCTGCTTCCTCGCGAACATCAGCGACGAGGAGGAGAAGCTCAACATCCACCGGCTGGCGGGCCTCGCCACGGATGCGCTGCCCACCGCGGCGCGCCTGCTGGACTTGCTCGGCGACAAGCGCTTCGAGTTCCTCTTCAACCGCGACGATGCCAACCGCGTCCGCGTCACCCCGCAGGACGTCGTCATCGCCCTCAAGGACTGGGTGGACGAGGACGAGGTGCAGTCCGCCATCAACGTGGCCGATCCCGTCAACCCCTTCGCCGCGGGCTTCTCGCCCGAGGACAGCAACTACGACCGCTTCGACCCGCGCTACGAGGCCAAGAACGCCCGCTTCGACAGCGTGGACGAGCTGTACCGCGTCCACGGCGTCACCGACATGTTCATGGCCGCCTTCCGCGACCGGCTCACCGTGTACCCGGACGTGAACTCGCGCCCCAACGTGAACACGGATGACCCGATGATGATGTACATGGCCATCCTCTCCGTGGCGGACCCCTCGCACCCGGATCCGCGGCTGAAGGATCCCGTGTTCATCAACGAGGTCATCACCCGCATCCGCTCGGCGCGCATGTTCAGCTTCTTCGGCATGTCCGTGCAGGACTTCGTCAGCGTGGTGGAGTCCGCCGGCATCCCTATCAACCCGGCCATCAAGGCCAGCGCGACCAACAACCGGCTCGTGGGTGACAAGAGCCAGACCTTCACCATCAAGTCCGTGGGAGAGGCGGGCAGCGTGCAGAAGACCATCACCGCCGTGGTCAAGCTGGACGACTCGCTCGGCAAGCTCCTGTATTGGAGAGAGGAATAA
- the pilM gene encoding pilus assembly protein PilM has product MARILGLDLGSYSVKGVLFESNIRGYTTKAYTEVRRAEGDRTETLRAAVKELLAQQPMQADQVIVALPGPTLLTHAFTLPFSDPKRLEAALPFEVESQLPFDLSEVLFDYQVVGQKAKANSDVLVGVVRKEELSWLLGLLTELKVDPRVITHPGITYQNLFIQTPAMFDGLGEAEAIAVVDIGHERTTVAIGKPGVGVEFARTFAGGGRDLSRALAAEFQTPLAEAHQWKETYGAMASAATAQGPDAERAASAFVRGLQPVLRELRPTFKAFTARTKRNVGAVVLCGGTARLKGLAEQLEKDLHLQVRVLALPNEAASSIPAEVQPSAVQAYSLALRGQASGAKAPRFNLRRGEFGFKGDFDYVKDKIGLLGSFAATLLLLFIASGVVRNTVLARNEAKVDAVLCKTTERILGKCETNYDRALNLLRGVESPAAALPKVTAVNLLAEVTQRIPPEVPVKIERIQIDLERVILQGETNSSKEIDTLTTALKTHRCFREVNPGKVEKTRDGQKVTFRLDIQVQCPNQPGAES; this is encoded by the coding sequence ATGGCCCGCATTCTTGGCCTCGATTTGGGCAGCTACTCCGTCAAGGGCGTCCTGTTCGAGTCGAACATCCGCGGCTACACCACCAAGGCCTATACCGAGGTGCGCCGCGCCGAGGGCGACCGCACCGAGACGCTCCGCGCCGCCGTGAAGGAGCTGCTTGCCCAGCAGCCCATGCAGGCCGATCAGGTCATCGTCGCCCTGCCCGGGCCTACGCTGTTGACCCACGCCTTCACCCTGCCCTTCAGCGACCCGAAGCGGCTGGAGGCCGCCCTCCCCTTCGAGGTGGAGAGCCAGCTGCCGTTCGACCTGAGCGAGGTCCTCTTCGACTACCAGGTGGTGGGCCAGAAGGCGAAGGCCAACAGCGACGTGCTCGTGGGCGTGGTCCGCAAGGAGGAGCTGAGCTGGCTCCTGGGCCTGCTCACCGAGCTGAAGGTGGACCCGCGCGTCATCACCCACCCCGGCATCACCTACCAGAACCTCTTCATCCAGACGCCCGCCATGTTCGACGGGCTCGGTGAGGCCGAGGCGATCGCCGTGGTGGACATCGGCCACGAGCGCACCACGGTGGCCATCGGCAAGCCGGGCGTGGGCGTGGAGTTCGCTCGCACCTTCGCGGGCGGCGGCAGGGATTTGAGCCGTGCGCTCGCCGCCGAGTTCCAGACGCCCCTGGCCGAGGCCCACCAGTGGAAGGAGACCTACGGCGCCATGGCGAGCGCCGCCACGGCCCAGGGCCCCGATGCCGAGCGCGCCGCCTCCGCCTTCGTGCGCGGCCTGCAGCCGGTGCTCCGCGAGCTGCGCCCCACCTTCAAGGCCTTCACCGCCCGCACCAAGCGCAACGTGGGCGCCGTGGTGCTGTGCGGCGGCACCGCCCGCCTCAAGGGGCTCGCCGAGCAACTGGAGAAGGATCTCCACCTCCAGGTGCGCGTGCTCGCGCTGCCCAACGAGGCAGCCTCCTCCATCCCCGCGGAGGTCCAGCCCTCGGCCGTCCAGGCCTATTCGTTGGCGCTGCGCGGGCAGGCCTCGGGTGCCAAGGCCCCGCGCTTCAACCTGCGCCGTGGCGAGTTCGGCTTCAAGGGCGACTTCGACTACGTGAAGGACAAGATCGGCCTGCTGGGCTCGTTCGCCGCCACCCTGCTGCTGCTGTTCATCGCCAGCGGCGTGGTGCGCAACACCGTGCTCGCGCGCAACGAGGCCAAGGTGGACGCGGTGCTCTGCAAGACCACCGAGCGCATCCTCGGCAAGTGCGAGACCAACTATGACCGCGCGCTCAACCTGCTGCGCGGCGTGGAGAGCCCGGCCGCCGCCCTCCCGAAGGTGACGGCGGTGAACCTCCTGGCGGAGGTGACGCAGAGGATCCCCCCGGAGGTGCCCGTGAAGATCGAGCGCATCCAGATCGATCTGGAGCGCGTCATCCTCCAGGGCGAGACGAACAGCTCCAAGGAGATCGACACCCTCACCACCGCCCTGAAGACGCACCGGTGCTTCCGCGAGGTGAACCCGGGCAAGGTGGAGAAGACGCGGGACGGTCAGAAGGTGACCTTCCGTCTGGACATCCAGGTGCAGTGCCCCAACCAGCCGGGGGCGGAGAGCTAG
- the gspM gene encoding type II secretion system protein GspM — protein sequence MKQLLNDLRLRFEQLSARERRLVVVAGSAVLLFILFITVLSFANSANGYRRRTQDKLAKLQEVQQLAASYAQATAARNAVEQQLTSSDVRLLTYISDKASAAGLDAPNMTPKGEVGIGDGNILESSIELTFTDVDLRKLTDFLRTVEGGPGIIKVKYLRLEPRPATDTLTAWATVATYRLKQGTQPSTPQ from the coding sequence ATGAAGCAACTCCTCAATGATCTGCGGCTGCGCTTCGAGCAGCTCAGCGCCCGCGAGCGGCGCCTCGTGGTGGTGGCCGGCTCCGCCGTGCTGCTCTTCATCCTCTTCATCACGGTGCTGTCCTTCGCCAACAGCGCCAACGGCTACCGGCGCCGCACCCAAGACAAGCTCGCCAAGCTCCAGGAAGTGCAGCAACTGGCGGCCAGCTACGCCCAGGCCACTGCCGCTCGCAACGCCGTGGAGCAGCAGCTGACCAGCAGCGACGTCCGCCTGCTCACGTACATCTCCGACAAGGCCAGCGCCGCGGGCCTGGACGCCCCCAACATGACGCCCAAGGGCGAGGTGGGCATCGGCGATGGGAACATCCTCGAGAGCAGCATCGAGCTGACCTTCACCGACGTGGACCTGCGCAAGCTGACCGACTTCCTGCGCACCGTGGAGGGCGGCCCCGGCATCATCAAGGTCAAGTACCTGCGCCTGGAGCCCCGCCCGGCCACTGACACCCTGACGGCGTGGGCCACCGTCGCCACCTACCGGCTGAAGCAAGGCACGCAGCCGTCGACTCCGCAGTGA
- the gspN gene encoding type II secretion system protein GspN, protein MATETKTARWKIIVGYSAFSLFALVLCLFLTFPYGALRARIATEALKAGYVVRIDTLRPGLVGLTAKGVKVSQPPAPLSAETVAALTSGDPSTARMLGPAELGEALTIDSVSLRPTLFPLGVAFDSNALGGTITGNIGGRKTLEVRVKLAKLDPGAGNLKNFTGLDLEGSLNGSLNLSLPAPEGTGGRPGEPDLSQADGELVLDGQNLLLKGSVEGSGVASQGSPVSLLFPGGLPRIPVGELSANIRFEKGLGTVDKLRLGGDQLEILGTGTLKLNKRLQYAEPAMDIKIRVEPELVKELGTAGLGLSILPPDKEDPKFRAGRLSGSMGKLSFLGKR, encoded by the coding sequence ATGGCTACCGAGACCAAGACCGCCCGCTGGAAGATCATCGTCGGCTACAGCGCCTTCTCGCTGTTCGCCCTCGTCCTCTGCCTGTTCCTCACCTTCCCGTATGGCGCGCTGCGCGCGCGCATCGCCACCGAGGCGCTGAAGGCCGGCTATGTGGTCCGCATCGACACACTGCGCCCCGGCCTCGTTGGGCTCACCGCCAAGGGAGTGAAGGTGAGCCAGCCGCCCGCGCCCCTCAGCGCCGAGACCGTTGCCGCCCTCACCAGCGGCGATCCGTCGACCGCGCGCATGCTCGGGCCGGCGGAGCTGGGCGAGGCGCTGACCATCGACTCCGTGTCCCTGCGCCCCACCCTGTTCCCGCTGGGCGTCGCCTTCGACTCCAACGCCCTGGGCGGCACCATCACCGGCAACATCGGTGGCCGCAAGACGCTGGAGGTGCGCGTCAAGCTGGCCAAGCTCGATCCCGGCGCAGGCAACCTCAAGAACTTCACCGGGCTGGATCTGGAGGGCAGCCTGAATGGCTCGCTGAACCTGAGCCTGCCCGCGCCCGAGGGCACCGGTGGCCGCCCCGGCGAGCCGGATCTGTCCCAGGCCGATGGCGAGCTGGTGCTCGATGGCCAGAACCTGCTGCTCAAGGGCAGCGTCGAGGGCTCGGGCGTGGCCAGCCAGGGCAGCCCCGTGTCCCTGCTCTTCCCGGGCGGCCTGCCTCGCATCCCCGTGGGCGAGCTCTCCGCCAACATCCGCTTCGAGAAGGGCCTGGGCACCGTGGACAAGCTCCGGCTCGGCGGCGATCAGCTGGAGATCCTCGGCACCGGCACCCTCAAGCTCAACAAGCGCCTGCAGTACGCAGAGCCCGCCATGGACATCAAGATCCGCGTCGAGCCGGAGCTCGTGAAGGAGCTGGGCACCGCCGGCCTGGGCCTGTCCATCCTGCCTCCGGACAAGGAGGACCCGAAGTTCCGCGCGGGGCGCCTCAGCGGCTCGATGGGTAAGCTCTCTTTCCTCGGCAAGCGTTGA
- a CDS encoding ATP-binding protein, whose amino-acid sequence MSLFTGGGELGARMRAMDWSQTPLGPVETWPQSLKTCLRVILTSRQPMFVWWGDSLINLYNDAYKAIVGGKHPQALGQPASVVWREIWDQVGPRAASAMRANEGTYDEALLLIMERNGYPEETYYTFSYSPVPNEQGGPGGILCANSDDTQRIIGERQLVLLRELAARTSDARTLEEVCRRASESLSTNPRDIPFALLYLTEPDGRTVSLAGVAGIERGHRAAPESASLEDRSGWPFAQVLRNHEAQLIEGLESSFGSLPTGGWPRPTARAMALPIASTGQTGRAGILIVGLNPFRLLDEGYQGFLGLASGQIAASLANAQAYTEEKKRAEALAELDRTKTAFFSNVSHEFRTPLTLMLGPTEDALASPSRALTGADLETVYRNELRLLKLVNTLLDFSRIEAGRMQAAYEPTDLSTLTKDLASAFRSAIERGGLRFEVDCPPLSEPVHVDRGMWEKIVLNLLSNAFKFTFEGSIRISLRAAGDHVELEVQDTGPGIPEAELPRVFERFHRIEGTRSRTHEGSGIGLALVQDLARLHGGSIRVTSQLGQGSRFTVSIPTGTAHLPAERMGTGRSLASTAVSAESYVAEAMRWLPGSPGEALAASSVVQGALPRGRVSTPARVLVVDDNADMREYIARLLGQHWTVETAADGMQALAAIRERPPDVVLTDVMMPNLDGFGLLQALRADPLTVGIGVIMLSARAGEESRVDGLRSGADDYLVKPFSAKELVARVAAHLELARLRRQAEAERHRFKSMLMDVPALITFFRGPELIFEFAHPLSIQALGGREVRGKPLLEAVPEFRGQDYPELILRVFHTGEPFYAKERLAKFVDPKTGEFRDTYWNITYLPVRSAAGEIDGVMTFDFDVTDQVLARKKVEALMEELKATDRRKDEFLAMLAHELRNPLAPLQTSLHLIRKRLGPSPVDRQLEVALRQASHLARIVDDLLEVSRITRGKIELRKERVDLGKAVSRALDATREHIESRKHDVSVSLPMRPLHVLADPVRVDQVLMNLITNAAKYTDTGGRIWVSIERSGDLAELRIRDNGIGIPDDLKPHLFELFQQGNRDLSRTQGGLGIGLTIVHKLVELHGGTVEARSEGTGKGSEFIVRIPLQEEEAAALQASGSQARVDERRAVEHCRVLVVDDNKDAAESLGEFIQDFGHEARVALDGTLALKVTAEWQPDLVFLDIGLPGLDGYQVAAEIRGRGGRQPILVALTGYGQESDRMRSKQAGFDHHLVKPPQIRELEAILTALRCETPPTSS is encoded by the coding sequence ATGAGCCTCTTCACCGGCGGAGGTGAGCTGGGCGCGCGCATGCGTGCCATGGATTGGTCCCAGACACCCCTGGGGCCTGTCGAGACGTGGCCACAGAGCCTGAAGACGTGCCTCCGCGTCATCCTCACCTCCCGCCAGCCGATGTTCGTCTGGTGGGGGGACTCCCTCATCAACCTCTACAACGACGCGTACAAGGCCATCGTCGGCGGCAAGCACCCGCAGGCGCTCGGCCAGCCCGCGTCCGTCGTCTGGCGGGAGATCTGGGATCAAGTGGGGCCGCGCGCCGCCTCCGCCATGCGCGCCAACGAAGGCACCTATGACGAGGCGCTCCTCCTCATCATGGAGCGCAACGGCTACCCCGAGGAGACGTACTACACGTTCTCCTACAGCCCCGTACCCAATGAGCAGGGTGGCCCCGGCGGCATCCTCTGCGCCAACTCGGACGACACCCAGCGCATCATCGGCGAGCGCCAACTGGTGCTCCTGCGAGAGCTGGCCGCGAGGACCTCGGACGCCCGGACGCTCGAGGAGGTCTGCCGGCGCGCCTCGGAGTCCCTGTCCACCAACCCGCGCGACATCCCCTTCGCTCTGCTCTACCTGACCGAGCCTGATGGGCGGACGGTGTCTCTGGCCGGTGTGGCGGGCATCGAGCGGGGGCACCGGGCAGCTCCCGAGTCCGCCTCTTTGGAAGACCGCTCGGGCTGGCCCTTCGCCCAGGTGCTGCGGAACCACGAGGCCCAGCTCATCGAGGGACTGGAGTCCTCGTTCGGCAGTCTCCCCACAGGGGGATGGCCTCGGCCGACCGCCCGCGCGATGGCCCTTCCCATTGCCTCAACCGGGCAGACGGGCCGCGCGGGCATCCTGATCGTCGGGCTCAATCCGTTCCGACTGCTCGACGAGGGCTACCAGGGCTTCCTCGGTCTGGCATCCGGGCAGATCGCCGCCAGCCTCGCCAACGCCCAGGCGTACACAGAGGAGAAGAAACGAGCCGAGGCGCTCGCCGAGCTCGATCGCACGAAGACGGCCTTCTTCTCCAACGTCAGCCACGAGTTCCGCACGCCGCTCACGCTCATGCTCGGCCCCACCGAGGATGCGCTCGCCTCGCCCAGCCGCGCGCTCACGGGGGCCGACCTGGAGACGGTGTACCGCAACGAGCTGCGCTTGTTGAAGCTCGTCAACACGCTGCTGGACTTCTCCCGCATCGAGGCGGGGCGCATGCAGGCGGCGTACGAGCCGACGGATCTGTCCACGCTCACGAAGGATCTGGCGAGCGCGTTCCGCTCCGCCATCGAGCGCGGTGGACTGCGCTTCGAGGTGGACTGCCCGCCCCTCTCCGAGCCGGTCCACGTCGACCGTGGAATGTGGGAGAAGATCGTCCTCAACCTGCTGTCGAACGCCTTCAAGTTCACGTTCGAGGGCAGCATCCGCATCTCCCTGCGCGCGGCGGGGGACCACGTCGAGTTGGAGGTCCAAGACACCGGCCCCGGCATCCCGGAGGCGGAGCTCCCACGCGTCTTCGAGCGCTTCCACCGCATCGAGGGCACGCGCTCCCGGACGCACGAGGGCTCGGGCATCGGGCTGGCGCTGGTGCAGGATCTCGCGCGGCTCCACGGCGGGAGCATCCGCGTCACGAGCCAGCTGGGCCAGGGCAGCCGCTTCACCGTGTCCATTCCGACCGGCACCGCGCACCTCCCAGCGGAGCGGATGGGTACGGGCCGCTCCCTGGCGAGCACCGCCGTGAGCGCCGAGTCCTATGTGGCCGAGGCGATGCGGTGGCTGCCGGGCTCCCCAGGAGAAGCTCTCGCCGCCTCCTCCGTCGTCCAGGGTGCGCTGCCACGTGGCAGGGTGTCCACACCGGCCCGCGTGCTCGTCGTCGACGACAACGCGGACATGCGCGAGTACATCGCCCGGCTCCTGGGACAGCACTGGACCGTGGAGACCGCAGCGGATGGCATGCAGGCGCTCGCGGCCATCCGGGAGCGGCCGCCGGATGTGGTCCTCACCGATGTCATGATGCCCAACCTCGACGGCTTCGGGCTGCTCCAGGCCTTGCGAGCGGACCCACTCACCGTGGGTATCGGGGTGATCATGCTGTCGGCACGTGCGGGCGAGGAGTCGCGCGTCGACGGCCTGCGCTCTGGCGCGGATGACTACCTCGTCAAGCCGTTCTCCGCGAAGGAGCTGGTGGCGCGGGTGGCCGCGCACCTGGAGCTCGCGCGCCTGCGCCGGCAGGCCGAGGCCGAGCGCCACCGCTTCAAGTCCATGCTGATGGACGTGCCGGCCCTCATCACCTTCTTCCGCGGTCCCGAGCTCATCTTCGAGTTCGCGCACCCGCTCAGCATCCAGGCGCTGGGGGGACGGGAGGTGCGTGGCAAGCCGCTGCTGGAGGCCGTCCCCGAGTTCCGCGGGCAGGACTACCCGGAGCTCATCCTTCGCGTCTTCCACACGGGCGAGCCGTTCTACGCCAAGGAGCGGCTGGCGAAGTTCGTCGATCCGAAGACGGGCGAGTTCCGGGACACCTACTGGAACATCACCTACCTGCCCGTGCGCTCCGCCGCCGGAGAGATTGACGGGGTGATGACCTTCGACTTCGACGTGACCGACCAAGTGCTGGCGCGGAAGAAGGTCGAGGCCCTCATGGAGGAGCTGAAGGCCACCGACCGCCGGAAGGACGAGTTCCTCGCGATGCTGGCGCACGAGCTGCGCAATCCGCTGGCGCCACTGCAGACGTCCCTGCACCTCATCCGCAAGCGACTGGGGCCCTCGCCGGTGGACCGGCAGCTCGAGGTCGCCCTGCGGCAGGCCAGTCATCTGGCCCGCATCGTGGATGATCTGCTCGAGGTCTCTCGCATCACCCGGGGGAAGATCGAGCTGCGCAAGGAGCGCGTGGACCTGGGCAAGGCGGTGTCACGGGCGCTGGATGCCACACGGGAACACATCGAGTCGCGCAAGCACGACGTGTCCGTCTCGCTGCCCATGCGGCCGCTCCATGTGCTGGCGGATCCCGTCCGCGTGGATCAGGTGCTCATGAATCTGATCACCAACGCGGCGAAGTACACGGACACGGGCGGCCGCATCTGGGTGAGCATCGAGCGCTCCGGCGACCTGGCCGAGCTGCGCATCCGCGACAACGGGATTGGCATTCCGGACGACTTGAAGCCGCACCTGTTCGAGCTATTCCAGCAGGGCAACCGGGACCTGTCACGGACCCAGGGCGGGCTGGGCATCGGGTTGACGATCGTCCACAAGCTGGTGGAGTTGCACGGTGGCACCGTCGAGGCTCGCAGCGAGGGGACTGGAAAGGGCAGCGAGTTCATCGTCCGGATTCCCTTGCAGGAGGAAGAGGCGGCGGCCCTGCAGGCTTCGGGCTCCCAGGCAAGGGTGGACGAGCGCCGGGCGGTGGAGCATTGCCGCGTCCTGGTGGTGGACGACAACAAGGATGCGGCGGAGTCGCTGGGCGAGTTCATCCAGGACTTCGGGCACGAGGCGCGCGTGGCACTGGATGGCACCCTGGCGCTGAAGGTCACCGCCGAGTGGCAACCGGATCTCGTCTTCCTGGACATTGGCCTGCCGGGGCTGGATGGGTACCAGGTAGCGGCGGAGATCCGGGGCCGAGGTGGAAGACAGCCGATCCTCGTCGCGCTGACGGGGTATGGGCAGGAGAGTGACCGGATGCGCTCGAAGCAGGCCGGGTTCGATCACCACCTCGTGAAGCCTCCGCAGATCCGCGAACTGGAGGCGATCCTTACGGCGCTACGGTGCGAGACGCCTCCCACGTCCTCCTGA
- a CDS encoding ELWxxDGT repeat protein gives MIVWRVVAVLLGCFWWLTGCGPLSEPGEASLSLHSRFTLDSQCTPPARVRDIHPGPASAFPSRVDDRVPQLAAARGWLFFGATDGALGEELWRSDGTAAGTQRVKDISPGASPSSPTELTPAQDGLFFSASEGVSGRELWWSDGTPERTKRVADVAPGAADSSPAELTVVGERLFFTADDGTHGSELWMHHRTDGSTGLVKDIRPGSFGAVASELTALGDKLLFSANDGALGQELWISDGTAQGTAMVKNIFKLYDSSPQSMVVMNGRAYFSADDDEWGREVWWSDGTLLGTDIVANIWPELADSNPTSLTVVGGNKLFFAATEPFFGRKLWVSDGSESGTVRVMGQVQGSEGSSPQGLTAAGDQLFFLAYDDQGQIGLWRTDGTEEGTRWLKREGIDSSGHPPPMKSVGKVLYFAGSDASSGTELWKSDGTVEGTVQVMDLVPGPGGSFPRDLTRAGSKLFFVAHDPEAGEELWALDLCDRAPPLVTCPAAISVEATSLQGMPVSFAAIATDDFTEAPVLEYSQASGSTFPLGRTEVAVTARDEAGNTASCTFPVTVQDTTPPVLRCPSYTFIEASGTGSVVVQYPEVVASDTLSPVSIAFDPPNGSALPIGDVTPVTVTATDQAGNTKRCQFKVAVENPDAEGPDSSSGCGCGAQSSGWAGGSFLCMVLALIRTRRMGEGKR, from the coding sequence ATGATCGTTTGGCGCGTCGTCGCTGTTCTCCTCGGGTGCTTCTGGTGGCTGACGGGCTGTGGACCCCTCTCGGAACCCGGCGAGGCTTCGCTCAGCCTCCACTCGCGCTTCACGCTCGACAGCCAGTGCACGCCGCCCGCGCGCGTGCGGGACATCCATCCAGGCCCCGCCAGCGCCTTCCCATCCAGAGTGGACGACAGGGTTCCGCAGCTGGCCGCAGCCAGAGGGTGGCTCTTCTTCGGCGCGACCGACGGGGCGTTGGGCGAGGAACTCTGGCGAAGTGATGGCACCGCTGCGGGCACGCAGCGCGTGAAGGACATCTCCCCAGGGGCGTCCCCCTCCTCGCCAACGGAACTGACGCCGGCTCAGGATGGCCTCTTCTTCTCCGCATCGGAGGGTGTCTCCGGTCGGGAACTCTGGTGGAGCGACGGCACCCCAGAGAGGACAAAGCGGGTCGCGGACGTGGCCCCGGGTGCAGCGGACTCCTCTCCCGCCGAGCTCACCGTGGTGGGTGAGCGGCTCTTCTTCACAGCGGACGACGGCACTCACGGCAGCGAGCTGTGGATGCACCACCGGACGGACGGGAGCACCGGCTTGGTGAAGGACATCCGCCCAGGCTCCTTCGGGGCCGTGGCCTCCGAGCTCACCGCCCTGGGCGACAAGCTCCTCTTCTCAGCGAATGACGGAGCGCTGGGCCAGGAGCTGTGGATCAGCGATGGCACCGCTCAGGGCACGGCGATGGTGAAGAACATCTTCAAGCTCTACGACTCGAGCCCTCAGAGCATGGTCGTCATGAACGGGCGTGCCTACTTCTCCGCGGATGACGATGAGTGGGGCCGTGAGGTGTGGTGGAGCGACGGCACCCTCTTGGGCACCGACATCGTCGCCAACATCTGGCCCGAGCTCGCCGACTCGAACCCCACCTCCCTGACTGTTGTCGGAGGCAACAAGCTCTTCTTCGCCGCGACCGAGCCGTTCTTTGGCCGGAAGCTATGGGTGAGCGATGGGTCGGAGAGCGGTACGGTGCGGGTGATGGGCCAGGTGCAGGGCTCAGAGGGGAGTAGTCCACAGGGGCTCACGGCAGCCGGTGACCAGCTCTTCTTCCTGGCCTATGACGACCAGGGCCAGATCGGGCTGTGGCGCACCGATGGCACGGAGGAGGGAACCCGCTGGCTCAAGAGGGAGGGGATCGACAGCTCAGGCCACCCGCCCCCCATGAAGAGCGTGGGGAAAGTCCTCTACTTCGCGGGCTCTGATGCCAGCAGCGGCACCGAGCTGTGGAAGAGCGATGGGACCGTGGAAGGCACGGTCCAGGTGATGGATCTCGTCCCGGGCCCGGGGGGCTCCTTTCCGCGTGACTTGACCCGCGCCGGTTCAAAGCTCTTCTTCGTCGCGCATGATCCCGAGGCGGGAGAGGAACTCTGGGCCCTGGATCTCTGCGACCGGGCTCCGCCCCTGGTGACCTGCCCGGCGGCCATCTCCGTCGAGGCCACGAGCCTCCAGGGGATGCCCGTGTCCTTCGCCGCCATCGCGACGGATGACTTCACGGAGGCGCCCGTGCTCGAGTACAGCCAGGCGTCCGGAAGCACTTTCCCGCTCGGGCGCACCGAAGTGGCCGTCACCGCCCGGGATGAGGCCGGCAACACCGCCAGCTGCACCTTCCCGGTGACCGTTCAGGACACCACGCCTCCGGTCCTTCGCTGCCCTTCGTACACTTTCATCGAGGCCTCGGGGACCGGGAGCGTCGTGGTCCAGTATCCAGAGGTGGTGGCGAGCGACACGCTCTCCCCCGTGAGCATTGCCTTCGATCCTCCCAACGGCAGCGCGCTTCCCATCGGCGACGTCACCCCTGTCACAGTGACGGCCACGGATCAGGCGGGGAACACCAAGCGCTGCCAGTTCAAGGTCGCGGTGGAGAATCCGGACGCGGAGGGGCCTGATAGCTCCTCGGGCTGTGGCTGTGGCGCCCAATCGAGCGGCTGGGCTGGAGGTTCCTTTCTATGCATGGTGCTGGCGCTGATCCGTACCCGGCGCATGGGGGAGGGCAAGCGATGA